Proteins from one Anopheles nili chromosome 2, idAnoNiliSN_F5_01, whole genome shotgun sequence genomic window:
- the LOC128731757 gene encoding sphingomyelin phosphodiesterase-like: MGRLTLAFSVAIVATVISSIASYQVKPANYAKLVEKQKQFDEAFEKEFYVEHTRYVETGERSERLDEMFEHMRHKPDMFRQEMDDHPLPYVTVECTACRALMTTYLTYRRVLGWDRDRIAEQAASTCTTLNILTPDNCLKIVNKNIDILLYIIDNRPALTAQTMCGIIFQSGSCVLEDPTFLDWTINVSGGGRPITGSKTTPNRSPGDLKIIHLTDLHYDPHYRTGYNAVCGEPCCCREGQGIPANPADGAGEWGDYRDCDSPWKAVEDAVRAAATQHPDAAYIYHTGDIIDHGVWETTVAGNIVSMTRTYQLFRDVFGSKPVYHVLGNHENNPTNVFAPSYITQSDFSASWLYDFSADQWSTWLPAATQQTIRQGGYYTALVRPGFRVIGMNNNDAYTFNWWILYDPAYLRTQLQWLHDTLLQAEAAGEKVHILAHIPIGAGTSFRTWARQYRRILDRFWDVIEAHFHGHTHADELNVFYSLANPQAAINVAFNGGGTVPFSNYNPNYVVYYVNPTTYQVTDFESFYFSLSEANQNPNRNPLWTQLYSFSRDFQLTNVSPASLDGLVRRFASNPAELRQYWELKVKRGDPFLAAGCDGDCLLGHLCQIVTNEANDDSKCNALAAIFRNLDDELFREVNE; encoded by the exons ATGGGACGCCTAACGCTTGCATTTTCGGTCGCGATCGTGGCCACGGTGATCAGCTCGATCGCTAGCTACCAGGTGAAGCCGGCCAACTACGCCAAGCTGGTCGAAAAGCAGAAGCAGTTCGATG AGGCGTTCGAGAAGGAGTTCTACGTGGAGCACACGCGATATGTTGAGACAGGCGAGCGATCTGAGCGGTTGGACGAGATGTTCGAGCACATGCGCCACAAACCGGACATGTTCCGGCAGGAAATGGACGACCATCCGTTGCCATATGTGACGGTTGAGTGTACGGCTTGCCGGGCTTTGATGACGACGTACCTAACGTACCGACGTGTACTTGGTTGGGATCGTGACCGTATTGCGGAGCAAGCAGCCTCAACCTGTACGACGCTCAACATCCTCACACCAGACAACTGCCTCAAGATCGTGAACAAGAACATCGACATCCTGCTGTACATCATCGACAATCGGCCAGCACTTACGGCGCAAACCATGTGTGGCATCATTTTCCAATCGGGATCGTGTGTGCTCGAAGACCCGACATTCCTTGACTGGACGATCAACGTGTCCGGTGGTGGACGACCAATTACTGGTTCCAAAACGACACCAAACCGCAGCCCAGGTGACTTGAAGATCATCCACCTGACAGACCTGCACTATGATCCGCACTATCGCACTGGCTATAATGCTGTGTGTGGTGAGCCGTGTTGTTGCCGCGAAGGACAAGGCATTCCAGCGAATCCCGCTGACGGTGCTGGTGAGTGGGGTGACTACCGTGACTGCGATTCACCCTGGAAGGCCGTCGAAGACGCTGTACGAGCTGCGGCCACTCAACATCCGGATGCGGCCTACATTTACCACACCGGAGACATCATCGACCATGGTGTGTGGGAGACGACAGTGGCCGGTAACATCGTGTCGATGACGCGCACCTATCAGCTGTTCCGGGACGTGTTTGGTTCCAAACCCGTCTACCACGTGCTGGGTAATCACGAGAACAACCCAACGAACGTGTTCGCGCCCAGCTACATCACTCAGTCGGACTTTTCCGCTAGCTGGTTGTATGACTTTTCGGCCGATCAGTGGTCGACTTGGTTGCCAGCTGCCACTCAGCAGACGATCCGTCAGGGTGGTTACTACACGGCGTTGGTAAGACCCGGTTTCCGCGTTATTGGCATGAACAACAACGACGCGTATACGTTCAACTGGTGGATCCTGTACGATCCGGCGTACTTACGGACGCAACTCCAGTGGCTGCACGATACGCTGCTGCAGGCTGAAGCTGCCGGTGAGAAGGTGCATATTCTGGCGCACATTCCTATCGGTGCAGGTACGAGCTTCCGGACCTGGGCTCGTCAGTACCGGCGTATCTTGGATCGCTTCTGGGATGTCATCGAGGCGCATTTCCAcggacacacgcacgcggacGAACTGAACGTTTTTTACTCGCTGGCAAACCCGCAAGCTGCTATCAACGTGGCGTTTAATGGTGGTGGAACCGTGCCGTTCAGCAACTACAACCCGAATTACGTCGTGTACTACGTCAACCCGACCACCTAC CAAGTGACGGACTTTGAGTCGTTCTACTTCAGTCTGTCGGAGGCGAACCAGAACCCGAACCGCAACCCACTCTGGACGCAGCTGTACTCGTTTAGCCGGGACTTCCAGCTGACGAATGTGAGTCCGGCTTCGCTGGATGGGCTTGTCCGTCGGTTCGCGTCCAACCCGGCCGAACTGCGCCAGTACTGGGAGCTGAAGGTAAAGCGTGGTGATCCATTCCTGGCCGCCGGTTGTGATGGTGACTGCCTGCTTGGCCACCTGTGCCAGATCGTCACGAACGAGGCTAACGATGACAGCAAGTGTAACGCGTTGGCAGCGATTTTCCGCAACCTCGATGACGAGCTGTTCCGGGAGGTGAACGAATAA